A stretch of Imperialibacter roseus DNA encodes these proteins:
- a CDS encoding winged helix-turn-helix transcriptional regulator produces the protein MDIEDLATDEKIKYVQDTLFVVSGKWKLPILIAISQGSERFRDIQRSVPPITTRVLSKELKDLEQNKLVRRTVYDTSPVVVEYTVSPYCKSLKPLVDEMIKWGVNHRKKVTES, from the coding sequence ATGGATATTGAAGACCTGGCAACAGATGAGAAAATAAAATATGTGCAGGATACGCTATTCGTCGTTAGCGGCAAGTGGAAGCTTCCTATATTAATCGCCATAAGTCAGGGGAGTGAACGTTTTAGAGATATACAACGAAGTGTCCCTCCTATTACCACAAGAGTACTTTCCAAAGAACTGAAAGACCTTGAGCAAAACAAGCTAGTGAGAAGAACCGTATATGATACCTCTCCAGTAGTTGTAGAATACACAGTGTCTCCTTACTGCAAAAGTTTGAAACCGCTGGTTGACGAAATGATAAAATGGGGAGTGAACCACAGAAAGAAAGTTACAGAGAGTTAA
- a CDS encoding RNA polymerase sigma factor has product MEHKELLPHLFRTEYQKLVSVLCSLFGIQHVETAEDIVSDTFLSATENWSHHGLPNNPTAWLYTVAKNKTKNHLKRHTLFQQKLSPELQREGATGHEIEVDLSVKNISDSQLAMIFAVCDPVNPSEAQIALALNLLCGFGAQEIADAFLTNKEVIYKRINRAKDKLRETNVRIAQPSTKEIGSRLDTVLTTLYLLFSEGYYSVSQNTTLRKEFCIEAMRLTYLLIQNATTNNPKVNALMSLMCFHASRFDARINDKGEAILYHEQNESLWNQELIQRGKYFLNNSAAGTNLSKYHLEAGIAYWHTQKEDTTEKWQSILELYDSLLALEHSPVAALNRAYVVSKTSGKEAAITEAEKLKLVNDHFYFSLLGNLYTELDNGRAIQYYEKAISLTNSVAEQTMIRKKIEDIGLL; this is encoded by the coding sequence ATGGAGCACAAAGAGCTTTTACCACATCTATTTCGTACGGAGTATCAGAAGCTTGTGTCCGTCCTTTGCAGTTTGTTTGGTATTCAGCATGTGGAAACTGCAGAGGATATTGTTAGCGACACTTTTCTCTCGGCCACCGAAAACTGGAGTCATCACGGGTTGCCAAACAATCCCACGGCCTGGCTTTATACAGTTGCAAAAAACAAGACTAAAAATCATCTCAAGCGACATACCCTTTTCCAACAAAAACTGTCACCCGAGCTGCAAAGAGAAGGCGCCACAGGTCATGAAATTGAGGTAGATCTTTCGGTTAAAAATATTTCAGACAGTCAGCTCGCAATGATCTTTGCTGTGTGTGATCCCGTAAATCCCAGCGAGGCGCAAATCGCTCTGGCACTCAACCTGCTCTGCGGTTTTGGTGCTCAGGAAATCGCCGATGCTTTTCTCACTAACAAAGAGGTGATTTATAAGCGGATTAACAGAGCCAAGGACAAACTGAGAGAGACCAACGTCAGGATAGCCCAACCATCAACCAAAGAAATTGGCAGCAGGCTTGATACTGTATTAACTACACTCTACCTGCTGTTTTCAGAGGGCTATTACTCTGTGTCTCAAAATACTACGCTTCGCAAAGAGTTTTGCATAGAAGCCATGCGGCTGACTTACCTGCTGATTCAAAATGCTACCACTAACAACCCTAAAGTAAATGCGCTTATGTCGCTGATGTGCTTTCATGCCTCACGCTTTGATGCAAGAATCAATGACAAGGGCGAGGCAATTCTGTACCATGAACAAAACGAATCGCTTTGGAACCAGGAACTTATTCAGCGGGGTAAATATTTTCTGAACAACTCAGCTGCCGGCACCAACCTATCGAAGTATCACCTTGAAGCAGGGATAGCTTATTGGCATACGCAAAAGGAGGACACGACGGAAAAATGGCAGAGTATTCTTGAGCTCTACGATAGCCTGCTTGCGCTTGAGCACTCACCAGTGGCGGCATTGAACAGGGCATACGTCGTATCAAAAACCAGTGGAAAAGAGGCAGCAATAACTGAGGCAGAAAAGTTGAAACTCGTCAATGATCATTTTTATTTCTCACTACTGGGCAACCTCTATACCGAGTTGGACAACGGAAGGGCAATACAGTATTACGAGAAGGCCATTTCACTTACGAACTCAGTGGCTGAGCAAACAATGATCAGGAAAAAAATAGAGGACATCGGCCTGCTTTAA
- a CDS encoding carboxymuconolactone decarboxylase family protein, whose protein sequence is MEQRVDLFKKGMNGMKPIFAMGAYLKSSTIEKGLLELIDYRISQINGCAYCLDMHAKDARAHGETEQRLYAVSAWRETPFYTDRERAALAWAEAVNSNQVPKEVFARVKEIFSDEELIDLTLAVSNISTWNRLNLAFHPMEPGSYTVGQFG, encoded by the coding sequence ATGGAACAAAGAGTTGATTTATTCAAGAAAGGCATGAATGGCATGAAGCCCATTTTTGCTATGGGAGCTTACCTTAAAAGCTCAACTATCGAAAAAGGTCTTTTGGAGCTGATCGATTACCGTATTTCGCAAATTAACGGGTGTGCCTATTGCCTCGACATGCACGCCAAAGATGCCCGTGCCCATGGAGAGACAGAGCAGCGCCTTTATGCTGTAAGCGCCTGGAGAGAGACTCCATTCTACACCGATAGGGAACGAGCAGCACTGGCCTGGGCCGAAGCTGTTAATAGCAACCAGGTGCCGAAGGAGGTTTTTGCAAGAGTGAAAGAGATTTTTTCGGATGAAGAGTTGATAGACTTAACTTTAGCCGTGAGCAATATCAGCACATGGAATCGACTGAACCTCGCATTTCATCCTATGGAGCCAGGTTCTTACACGGTTGGTCAGTTTGGCTAA
- a CDS encoding type II toxin-antitoxin system RelE family toxin, whose translation MNLEFSKSFEKQLKGIPDNISKEGVAGAIKEIIEAKTVSQIPSAKKMKGHKSAYRIRIGDYRLGFYIDKGVALITTLAHRKDIYKKFP comes from the coding sequence GTGAATCTGGAGTTTAGCAAATCATTTGAAAAGCAGCTTAAAGGAATTCCTGACAATATATCAAAAGAAGGAGTTGCTGGTGCCATCAAAGAAATAATTGAAGCAAAGACTGTCAGCCAGATACCCAGCGCTAAAAAAATGAAGGGGCATAAAAGCGCTTATAGGATCAGAATAGGTGATTATAGGCTAGGGTTTTATATTGACAAGGGAGTAGCTCTGATAACAACACTGGCTCATCGAAAGGATATCTACAAAAAGTTTCCATAA
- a CDS encoding error-prone DNA polymerase, giving the protein MPYTELQVTSNFSFLRGASHPEELVKQAVQYGYSAITITDRNTLAGIVRAHTATRGLAIRIIPACRLDLQDGPSLLAFPTDIHAYAGLSALLTKGNLRTEKGQCELYKKDLYEHAAGLELVAIPPLQLNEAFDFDPVFKSQLEEYREALGARLHLAASRPYDGNDLKLLHRLNQLSKKLNIPMVATNDVHYHHPARRELQDVVTCAREKCTIQEAGFRLYPNAERYLKPADEMLRLFRAYPEAIKQTQVIAEKCTFSLDELKYKYPKEITSEGRTPQEELTYLTWKGAHQMFPEGIPAKVEGNINYELKFIDQMNYAEYFLTVYDIVRYAREQQILCQGRGSAANSTVCYCLGITSVDPSKFNLLFERFISAARNEPPDIDVDFEHERREEVMQYIYNKYGRDRAAVVATVTQLHHKGAIRDVGKVMGLSVDTITRLSSLIWDFKDEGFDKNRIISQGINPDDPTIKKVLELTQQYIGFPRQLGQHTGGFVITEGKLSDLCPVLNARMEDRTNIEWNKDDIEALGFLKIDILALGMLTCIRKAFDLAKQHYGKDFTLANIPQDDPKVYEMICHADTIGVFQIESRAQMSMLPRLRPKEFYDLVIEVAIVRPGPIQGDMVHPYLRRRNGEEKVEYPSEELKEILGRTLGVPLFQEQAMKIAIVAANFTPAEADELRRSMATFKAKGKVSYFHDKLVNGMTAKGYSREYAERVFKQLEGFGSYGFPESHAVSFALLVYVSSWLKCYYPDVFACAILNSLPMGFYQPAQLITDARNHGVKVRQLDINHSEWDYTLEEKEGEFCALRLGFRQVKGLKEEDIQLLVAGREQAYTSVHELRELGLSESALERLADADAFRSIGLDRRQALWEVSTKDHLHKALFSSQQQNEHEQKVDLPEMQLSEHVIQDYASTSLSIKAHPVSFLREQLTRLGITPHINLTGAKDRDLVKVAGLVLVRQRPGTASGICFITIEDETGTANLVVFKKLFDKYRKEIIQSKLLMVEGQLQKEGEVIHVIAKRLFNLSGMLQQLTARQKQELSLKPMSRSDETTVPYSQIKKSPKPEVVQGKIFPEGRNFR; this is encoded by the coding sequence CAGGATGGCCCCAGCTTGCTGGCTTTCCCTACAGACATTCATGCCTATGCAGGTTTATCCGCTTTACTTACCAAAGGCAACCTGAGAACCGAAAAAGGGCAATGTGAGCTTTATAAAAAGGACTTATATGAACATGCAGCAGGCCTGGAGCTGGTAGCCATCCCTCCTCTGCAATTGAATGAAGCATTTGATTTTGACCCGGTTTTCAAATCACAACTAGAGGAATACAGGGAAGCTTTAGGTGCCCGCCTTCACCTTGCGGCCAGCAGGCCCTACGATGGCAACGACCTCAAGTTGCTTCACCGACTCAATCAACTCTCAAAGAAGCTTAATATCCCAATGGTTGCCACTAACGATGTGCATTATCATCACCCTGCAAGAAGGGAGCTTCAGGACGTGGTGACCTGTGCACGGGAAAAATGCACAATACAAGAAGCTGGCTTTCGGCTTTATCCTAATGCGGAGCGCTATCTCAAGCCAGCCGATGAAATGCTCAGATTATTCAGGGCCTATCCAGAGGCTATCAAACAAACCCAGGTCATTGCAGAAAAATGCACTTTTTCACTTGATGAACTTAAATACAAATATCCGAAAGAGATCACCAGCGAGGGCCGCACACCACAGGAGGAGCTTACCTACCTTACCTGGAAAGGAGCCCATCAAATGTTTCCCGAGGGAATACCCGCAAAGGTCGAAGGCAATATCAACTATGAACTGAAATTCATTGACCAGATGAATTATGCAGAGTATTTCCTCACCGTTTACGATATCGTGCGCTATGCCAGAGAGCAGCAAATCCTTTGTCAGGGTCGTGGTTCTGCTGCCAACTCTACCGTCTGTTACTGTCTGGGCATTACCTCAGTAGATCCGTCTAAATTCAACCTGCTGTTTGAACGCTTCATTTCTGCTGCCCGCAACGAGCCGCCGGATATCGATGTGGACTTTGAACACGAACGACGGGAGGAAGTAATGCAGTATATCTACAACAAATACGGAAGGGACAGAGCCGCTGTGGTGGCTACGGTCACCCAGTTGCATCACAAAGGTGCCATCCGGGATGTTGGCAAAGTAATGGGGCTATCGGTCGATACCATTACCCGTTTGTCCAGCCTCATTTGGGACTTCAAAGACGAAGGTTTCGACAAAAACCGTATCATTAGCCAGGGCATCAACCCCGATGACCCGACTATTAAAAAAGTGCTCGAGCTTACCCAGCAATACATTGGCTTCCCACGGCAGCTAGGGCAACATACAGGTGGATTTGTGATTACTGAAGGCAAGCTGTCCGACTTGTGTCCGGTGCTGAATGCCCGGATGGAAGACCGCACCAATATTGAGTGGAACAAAGACGATATCGAAGCTTTAGGCTTTCTGAAAATTGATATACTCGCTTTGGGCATGCTCACCTGCATCCGCAAGGCATTTGATTTGGCTAAGCAACACTATGGAAAGGATTTCACCCTGGCCAATATCCCTCAGGATGATCCTAAAGTCTATGAAATGATCTGCCATGCCGATACCATCGGCGTGTTTCAGATAGAAAGCCGGGCGCAGATGTCGATGCTGCCAAGGTTAAGGCCTAAAGAGTTCTACGATCTGGTGATAGAAGTAGCCATTGTACGCCCCGGGCCAATTCAGGGAGACATGGTGCACCCTTACCTGCGAAGGCGCAATGGTGAAGAGAAAGTGGAGTACCCATCCGAAGAGCTAAAAGAAATCCTTGGCCGAACATTGGGTGTACCCCTTTTCCAGGAGCAGGCCATGAAAATTGCCATAGTGGCGGCCAACTTTACCCCGGCAGAGGCCGATGAGTTGCGGCGAAGCATGGCTACCTTCAAGGCCAAGGGCAAGGTATCTTATTTCCATGACAAACTGGTCAATGGCATGACTGCAAAAGGATATAGCCGGGAATATGCCGAGAGGGTGTTCAAACAACTGGAAGGCTTTGGTAGCTATGGATTTCCCGAAAGTCATGCGGTCAGCTTTGCCCTGTTGGTTTACGTTTCTTCCTGGCTCAAATGCTATTACCCTGATGTGTTTGCCTGTGCCATTCTCAATAGTTTACCGATGGGCTTCTACCAGCCGGCGCAACTTATCACCGATGCCAGAAACCATGGTGTTAAAGTGCGGCAACTCGATATTAATCATTCGGAATGGGATTATACGCTGGAAGAAAAGGAGGGTGAATTTTGTGCTTTACGTCTTGGATTTCGACAGGTAAAAGGACTGAAAGAGGAAGACATCCAGCTCCTGGTGGCTGGCCGGGAACAAGCGTACACCAGCGTACATGAACTGCGGGAGTTGGGCCTGTCAGAAAGCGCCCTGGAACGACTGGCCGATGCCGACGCCTTCCGATCGATAGGACTTGACCGGCGTCAGGCTTTGTGGGAAGTTTCCACCAAAGACCACCTGCACAAAGCCTTGTTCAGTTCGCAACAACAAAATGAGCACGAGCAAAAGGTTGACCTGCCTGAAATGCAACTGTCCGAACATGTGATCCAGGATTACGCCTCCACTTCTCTGTCTATCAAAGCCCACCCGGTGAGTTTTTTGAGAGAGCAGCTAACACGACTGGGAATCACTCCGCACATAAACCTGACTGGAGCAAAAGACCGTGACCTGGTGAAAGTAGCCGGACTGGTGCTGGTACGACAGCGGCCCGGCACTGCCAGCGGCATTTGTTTTATTACCATCGAAGATGAAACAGGCACTGCCAACCTGGTGGTCTTCAAAAAGCTGTTCGACAAATACAGAAAAGAGATCATCCAATCGAAGCTGCTGATGGTGGAAGGCCAGTTGCAAAAAGAAGGCGAAGTAATTCATGTGATTGCCAAACGGCTTTTCAATCTTTCAGGAATGCTACAGCAACTAACGGCCAGACAAAAGCAAGAACTATCGCTAAAACCCATGTCCCGTTCTGATGAAACGACCGTGCCTTATTCTCAAATCAAGAAATCACCGAAACCAGAAGTAGTGCAGGGGAAAATCTTTCCGGAGGGGAGGAATTTTAGATGA
- a CDS encoding NAD(P)/FAD-dependent oxidoreductase has product MELKTNSKKQVVVIGGGFAGLNFITRLEKSPDFHITLVDKNNYNYFTPLLYQVATGFLEPASISYPFRKLFKGYEISFRLGEVETVDPALNKVYLTGGQELSYDVLVFAAGAQPNFFGNESVMKNAITLNGIGEALFMRNQLIKVLELAASEKDPIEKRKLLTLVIAGGGPTGVEVAGMLAEMKSSLLLQEYSEIKDESIEIYLVDGADSLLAPMSTKTHKEALRILEGIGVNVKLNTLVTQFENGRVQLSNGQTIAAGTLIWAAGVVANTFEGITKSSLGHGNRMVTDSFNRVKGYHNIYAIGDISIQHGDLNYPDGHPQLAQPAIQQGKRLASNLVLMAKGKPMAPFDYFDRGEMAIIGRKFALVDLFKHKVHIGGILGLLSWLFIHLLSLVNYNNIIKTMYGWGMAYLTRDQPLRMIIKPEKRGESINVTDNLLKSRQTYLVEN; this is encoded by the coding sequence ATGGAATTAAAAACAAATAGCAAAAAACAAGTTGTAGTGATTGGTGGGGGGTTTGCCGGACTGAACTTTATTACACGACTGGAGAAAAGTCCAGACTTTCATATCACTTTGGTAGACAAAAATAATTACAACTATTTCACTCCACTTCTGTATCAGGTAGCCACCGGATTTCTTGAACCGGCAAGCATAAGCTATCCATTCAGGAAACTATTCAAAGGTTATGAAATTTCGTTTCGGCTGGGGGAAGTAGAAACGGTGGATCCGGCGCTAAACAAAGTGTACTTAACAGGGGGTCAAGAACTGAGCTACGATGTATTAGTTTTTGCTGCCGGAGCCCAACCTAATTTTTTCGGCAACGAAAGTGTGATGAAGAATGCCATTACTCTAAATGGAATAGGTGAGGCTCTTTTTATGCGTAACCAGTTGATAAAAGTGTTGGAACTAGCTGCATCTGAAAAAGATCCGATTGAAAAAAGAAAGCTGCTCACTCTGGTGATAGCTGGCGGAGGGCCCACAGGAGTAGAAGTTGCCGGGATGCTTGCCGAGATGAAATCATCGTTGCTGTTGCAGGAGTACTCAGAAATAAAGGATGAGTCGATTGAAATTTATCTGGTTGACGGGGCAGATTCCTTATTGGCTCCAATGAGCACCAAAACCCACAAGGAAGCACTCCGGATACTTGAAGGTATTGGAGTCAATGTAAAGCTCAACACTCTTGTAACACAATTTGAAAACGGGAGAGTTCAGCTATCAAATGGCCAAACTATTGCCGCAGGCACTTTGATTTGGGCGGCGGGCGTAGTTGCCAATACATTCGAGGGGATAACAAAATCAAGCCTTGGGCATGGCAACAGAATGGTTACCGATTCATTTAATAGGGTTAAAGGATATCACAATATTTATGCTATTGGCGACATCAGCATTCAACATGGTGATCTAAATTATCCAGACGGTCATCCACAACTAGCACAGCCAGCTATTCAGCAGGGAAAGAGGCTTGCAAGTAATCTGGTGCTGATGGCGAAGGGCAAACCTATGGCCCCATTTGACTATTTTGATCGTGGGGAGATGGCCATTATCGGTCGTAAGTTTGCTCTTGTAGATCTTTTCAAGCACAAGGTTCATATCGGAGGCATACTCGGCTTACTGAGTTGGCTTTTTATACACCTGCTATCCCTGGTCAACTATAATAACATAATCAAAACTATGTATGGCTGGGGAATGGCATATCTAACCCGTGACCAACCTTTAAGAATGATTATTAAGCCAGAAAAGCGAGGGGAAAGCATAAACGTCACCGATAATTTGCTCAAGAGCCGACAGACGTATCTGGTGGAGAATTAA
- a CDS encoding YciI family protein → MNEFLLLFRRDYQTSDVQPTPEQLQEHIKHWQKWYGELASKEVLAKPVQRLDLKGQLLSATGKAAEGPYVKDAESIGGYLIIKADTYQDAVKIAQDCPIFELGGNVEVRQGN, encoded by the coding sequence ATGAACGAATTCCTTTTACTTTTTCGCAGAGATTACCAAACAAGTGATGTTCAACCCACACCAGAGCAGTTGCAGGAGCACATTAAGCATTGGCAAAAATGGTATGGTGAATTGGCCAGCAAAGAAGTACTCGCCAAGCCTGTACAACGTCTCGACTTAAAGGGACAACTGCTAAGTGCAACGGGCAAAGCTGCGGAAGGCCCCTATGTCAAAGATGCCGAGTCAATTGGGGGCTATCTGATTATAAAAGCCGATACCTACCAAGATGCTGTAAAAATAGCGCAGGACTGCCCAATTTTTGAGTTGGGCGGAAATGTAGAGGTACGACAAGGCAACTAA
- a CDS encoding SDR family NAD(P)-dependent oxidoreductase, producing the protein MKERIALITGATSGIGKAAAMSLAKQGFVVIIHGRSEEKTQRVGDEIRMATGNNKIDTVVANLFLLGEVRKMAATLKQKYDRLDVLINNAGGVMNKKRETTVEGLETTLAVNLLAPFLLTGLLLDLLKKSPDGRVINVSSNSHKLNAKPNFGDLQLENGYDPLRAYGNAKLFLIWVTQRLAGMLKKYGISNVTVNTLHPGAVATNFGVDSNLGGFLNLASKLARPFFKTTEQGADTLVFLASSNEVKGISGRYFVNRRQATVADKYFTTENENLIWAYCEKQTGISVSDLIVGS; encoded by the coding sequence ATGAAAGAACGAATTGCTCTAATTACAGGAGCCACCAGTGGCATTGGTAAGGCTGCGGCCATGTCTCTTGCAAAACAGGGATTTGTAGTCATAATACACGGACGGAGTGAAGAAAAGACTCAACGAGTCGGGGATGAGATACGAATGGCGACCGGAAATAACAAAATAGACACAGTTGTTGCAAACCTATTTCTTTTGGGAGAAGTGCGAAAAATGGCGGCAACCTTGAAGCAAAAGTACGACCGCCTTGACGTGTTGATCAATAACGCAGGAGGTGTCATGAATAAAAAAAGAGAGACTACCGTTGAGGGATTGGAAACCACGTTGGCTGTCAACCTACTTGCCCCCTTTCTGCTGACCGGCCTATTACTGGATTTATTAAAAAAGAGCCCTGACGGTCGTGTAATTAATGTGTCTTCTAACTCACATAAGCTCAATGCCAAACCAAATTTCGGTGATTTGCAATTAGAAAACGGATATGACCCACTCAGGGCCTATGGAAATGCAAAACTATTTCTTATTTGGGTAACTCAGCGTTTAGCAGGCATGCTGAAGAAGTACGGCATAAGTAATGTCACAGTCAACACATTGCACCCTGGAGCTGTAGCAACAAATTTCGGAGTAGATAGTAACTTAGGAGGCTTTCTAAATTTAGCCAGCAAACTGGCAAGGCCTTTTTTCAAAACAACTGAACAAGGTGCGGACACCCTGGTTTTTCTGGCCTCTTCTAATGAAGTGAAAGGTATTTCCGGCCGATACTTCGTCAACAGAAGGCAGGCAACAGTTGCTGACAAATACTTCACCACAGAAAATGAAAATTTGATTTGGGCCTATTGCGAGAAACAAACCGGAATATCTGTAAGTGATCTAATTGTCGGCAGTTAA
- a CDS encoding DUF433 domain-containing protein, translating into MHYQDRIISDYKILLGKPVIKGTRISVELILKKLSEGATVDELVSDYQVQKEDISAALNYVA; encoded by the coding sequence ATGCATTATCAAGATCGCATCATATCAGACTATAAGATACTTTTGGGAAAGCCAGTAATAAAGGGCACAAGAATATCAGTGGAATTAATCTTGAAGAAACTCTCAGAGGGAGCAACTGTGGACGAGCTTGTTAGTGATTACCAGGTACAAAAGGAGGACATTTCTGCAGCTCTGAATTACGTTGCATGA
- a CDS encoding YciI family protein, whose product MDEFVLIFRRDFTSKEAQPAPDEMQIHLSKWQSWFANLTAQNKLSRPLQRWDREGKIVKRNSQVISGPYAEIKELIGGMIFVNAANYDDAATIASECPILDLGGNVEIRKAASSGDQ is encoded by the coding sequence ATGGACGAGTTTGTATTGATCTTCCGACGAGACTTCACCTCTAAAGAGGCGCAGCCGGCACCTGATGAAATGCAAATCCACCTCAGCAAATGGCAGAGTTGGTTTGCAAATCTTACAGCACAAAACAAACTTTCTCGTCCCCTGCAACGGTGGGACAGGGAAGGCAAAATTGTCAAGAGAAACAGCCAGGTCATTAGCGGCCCATACGCTGAAATTAAAGAATTGATTGGGGGAATGATCTTTGTGAATGCCGCTAATTATGATGATGCGGCAACCATTGCATCTGAATGTCCGATCCTTGATTTGGGCGGTAACGTGGAAATTCGTAAAGCTGCTTCTTCCGGAGATCAATAG
- a CDS encoding SDR family oxidoreductase has protein sequence MKILVIGGTGLIGSKLVSKLRQLGHEVIVGSPDTGVNTITGEGLKEAVAGVEVVVDVANSPSFEDKAVLEFFETSGRNLLAAEKAAGVKHHVALSVVGTSRLSESGYFRGKIAQEKLIKESGMPYTIVHSTQFFEFLGGITNAGTQGNQVHLSPAYVQPIASDDVAAAMADATLGEPVNGITEIAGPDQIRLSELVDKYLSATNDSRTVVSDPKALYFGAKLTDMMLMPGKNARLGAINFEKWMATQQKPVVH, from the coding sequence ATGAAAATTTTAGTAATAGGCGGTACCGGATTGATTGGATCAAAGCTGGTAAGCAAGCTTCGCCAACTTGGGCACGAAGTGATTGTCGGATCGCCGGACACAGGAGTCAATACAATCACAGGTGAGGGTTTGAAAGAGGCAGTGGCAGGAGTAGAGGTCGTTGTGGATGTCGCAAACTCTCCATCATTTGAGGACAAGGCGGTACTGGAGTTTTTCGAAACATCAGGCCGAAACTTACTAGCGGCTGAAAAGGCAGCTGGAGTAAAGCACCACGTAGCTTTGTCGGTAGTTGGAACCAGCAGGCTTTCCGAAAGCGGTTATTTCAGAGGCAAAATAGCTCAAGAGAAACTGATTAAGGAATCTGGCATGCCATATACAATTGTCCACTCTACTCAGTTTTTTGAGTTTCTTGGCGGCATAACCAATGCTGGTACTCAAGGCAACCAAGTTCACTTATCGCCGGCTTATGTGCAGCCCATTGCATCCGACGACGTAGCAGCAGCCATGGCCGATGCCACATTGGGAGAGCCGGTCAATGGGATCACCGAAATTGCCGGGCCGGATCAAATACGCCTTTCTGAGCTGGTCGACAAGTACCTGAGCGCCACTAACGACAGCCGAACCGTTGTGTCTGATCCTAAGGCTTTGTACTTCGGTGCCAAATTAACAGACATGATGCTCATGCCCGGAAAAAACGCACGACTTGGTGCTATCAACTTTGAAAAGTGGATGGCCACACAGCAAAAGCCTGTTGTTCATTAA